The window TATGATAGGTTTGGCCGGCCGCCTGGTTTATTTACAGTTTTTTCAAAGCTCCTGGCTGACAGAGCACGCTGCCGATCAACGGCTACGCCATATTCCGGTGGAAGCCAAACGAGGAATCATTTTCGACAGAAATGGCAAGGAATTAGCCGTAAGTGTGAGCACAGAATCCTTGTACGCGATTCCGGCTCAAATAACAGACGCCGACCAAACAGCAGCCAAATTGGCTGCTATTTTACCTTTAGATAGACATCTTCTGGTGCAAAAGTTAAAGAGACGCCAGGCGTTTATCTGGCTTGATCGTAAAATTGACGACGCCGCCGCTCAGGAAATCAAGAAGCTGAACCTGCCGGGCATTGGTCTGACCCAGGAAAACCGGCGGCATTACCCTTATGAAAATTTAGCTTCTCATGTGCTGGGTTTTACCGGGATTGACAGTCAGGGCCTGGATGGAATTGAACTTACGTTTGACAACTATTTGCGAGGCCGTCCCGGGGGTATTGTGGTTGAAAATGACGCACGGGGGCGGGAAATTCCCTATTCCAGTCCCCGTTACGTTGCTCCGGTGGAAGGAAATAATGTTTACCTAACAATTGATATCGTAATTCAGCAGATTGTGGAACGTGAATTGGAACAAGCCATGAAAAATACTCAGGCCAAAGGGGGGAGCATCCTGGTCATGGACCCCCAGACAGGAGAACTGTTGGCCATGGCCAGCCGGCCGGATTATGATCCAAACCGTTTTGCCGAATATCCTTCTTCCGCCTGGCGTAACATTGCGGTGTCCAATTCCTATGAGCCGGGGTCCACTTTCAAAATCATTCCGGCGGCAGTGGCCTTAGAAGAAAAACTGGTAACCCTGGACAGCCGATTTTACGATCCGGGATCAGTCGAAGTCCAAGGCCGGCACATCCACTGCCACCGGCGCAGCGGACACGGCAGCCAGACTTTCCTGCAGATCGTGGAAAATTCCTGTAATGTCGGCTTCGTTAATGTTGGGTTACGAATAGGGAAGGATCGGTTTTATGACTATATTGACGCCTTTGGGTTTGGCCGGCTGACGGATGTAGATTTGCCCGGCGAAGCCAAGGGGCTGGTCATTAACCGGCAAAAAGTAAAACCGATTAACATTGCGACGATATCCATCGGCCAAAGTATTGCCGTAACGCCTTTACAACTGGTATCAGCAGTATCGGCGGTGGCCAATGGAGGAAAACTGCTGCGGCCTCAAATTGTGAGGGAAGTGCAGGACCATAACGGTCAATTCATACGCGCGTTTCATCCTGATGTGAAGGTCCAAGTTTTGGATGCCGCTACCAGCAAAAAAATGACAGGAATTTTGGAAAGTGTTGTAGAAAATGGAACGGGGAAAAACGCCTACATACCGGGGATGCATATTGGAGGCAAAACCGGTACGGCGCAAAAAGCAGGAGCAGGCGGCGGCTATGCCAGCGGCAAATACGTGGGATCTTTCATTGGAATGGCGCCTGCCAATGCGCCTCGGATCGTGGTTTTAGTTGTCATAGATGAACCCCAGGGTTTATACTATGGAGGGCAAATTGCAGCGCCTGTTGCCAGTAATGTCATAAAAAACGTGATGCAGTATCTGGGCTTGTCCGCCAAGGATATTGCTCCTAAGCCTGGCGACGATACCCCTCATACGACGGTGCCCAATGTCATTAACTTATCTTTATCTGAAGCCGTGCAGGAACTTCGCAAAGCAGGGCTGGATGTGAAAAGTGATGGCACTGACGGAACAATCAGTGACCAGGTTCCTAAACCCTTCAGCCGGGTACCTCAAGGCTCAAGCATTTTGCTCTATTCCGCCAGCCCGCGGTTCAGCGCCTCGGAGGTGACGGTCCCCAGTCTGGAGGGGTATGAGCCTAAACAGGCCATCCAGTTGTTGAGTGAATTAGGATTTATAGTTGAAACCAGCGGCAGTGGTGGTACAATAGTAATGCAGGAACCGTCGGCGGGCAAAAAGGTACCGGCAGGATCCAGTGTGATGCTCTATCTCGAATAGGGATAATTTTAGCAATAATAGGAAAAATATCATGAACAAGGTTATGTAGGAGGACTTATGATAGCGAAAGAATTGAAGGCACTTGTAACCCTATTGCCAAATGCAAACGTAATATCCGGCGAGCTGGCTCACAGGATCGAACACCTGGTATATGATTCCCGCGCTGCCCAGGCAAATACTTTGTTTGTTTGTCTGGCCGGGGCCAAAGTCGACGGCCATGATTATGTTGCAAAGGCGCATGAGCAGGGCGCAGTGGCGGCCTTAGTCGAAAAAGATGTAGCAGCGCCTGACGGCATGACCATTATCAAGGTGCCGGACACCCGGCTGGCAATGCAGAGCATCGCTCCCTATTTTTTCGATTATCCTGCTCAGAAATTGCGCATGATCGGGGTAACCGGAACCAACGGCAAAACCACCACCACCTATTTGATCCGTCATATTTTGCAGACAGCCGGGTATCGGGTAGGACTCATCGGGACGATCAACTCCTACATTGGGGACCGGGTACTGCCGGTGAAAAATACCACCCCGGATGTGATCGATCTGCAAAGCCTGCTGCGTCAAATGGCGGATGCGCAAATGGATTATGTGGTGATGGAGGTTTCTTCCCATGCGCTGGCCTTGGGACGGGTAGCCGGATGCGAGTATGATGTGGGCGTATTTACTAACCTGACCCAGGATCATTTGGATTTTCATAAAACCCTGGAGAACTATCGTTGCGCCAAAGCGCAGCTGTTTGCCATGCTGGCATCGCAACATGGCAAACAGGGCTCCAAGGCGGCCATTATCAATCTGGATGACCCGGCCGGTCAGACCATGATTCAGGCTGTAGGCAAGGTGAAGGTTTTGACCTATGGCATCCATCAGACCACCGATATCCTGGCTCAGGACATTGATGTTCAGGCCAAGGGGGCATCCTGCCGCGTGCGAACTCCCCAAGGCGATCTGGCTTTACAATTAAAAATTACCGGTATATTTAATATTTATAATATGATGGCGGCCTGCGGCGTGGCGCTGGCTGAAAACGTTCCCCTGGCTACCCTTCGTTCGGCTTTGGAAAGTTTCCGCAGTGTGGCCGGCAGGTTTGAAATCGTGGATGCCGTTCAGTCCTTCAGTGTCATTGTGGATTATGCCCATACACCTGACGGGTTGGAAAATATTCTTCGTACTGTCGGGCAATTTGCCAAAGGACGCATTATTTCGGTGTTTGGCTGCGGCGGCGACCGGGATAAAACTAAACGGCCGATTATGGGGAAACTGGCCGCGGCAATGTCGGATATTGTGATTGCCACATCCGATAATCCCCGGTCGGAAGATCCTGTCCAGATTCTGAAAGAAATTGAGGTAGGGATCAAAGAAGGGCTTACTACAAATACATATGAAGTTATTATAGAACGGCGGGAAGCCATCAAACGGGCGATTTCCCTGGCGCAACCCGACGATATTGTGATCATCGCCGGCAAGGGGCATGAAACCTATCAAATTTTAAAAGATAAAACCATTCACTTTGATGACCGTGAAGTTGCTCGCGAATGGATACAGGAGATGAAATAGATGGCGTGTTTTACCCTGGATGAGGTCTGTCTGGCAACCGGCGGCAGCATCATTTCAGATAAACCGGAATCAAAGGCTTTACTGTTTGCCAGTGTTTCAACGGATTCACGGTCTATAGCTTCAGGAGATCTCTTTATTGCCCTGCAGGGTGAAACCTTTGACGGGCATGACTATCTGTCCCAGGCCCGTCAAAAAGGGGCTGGAGGAATCATTGTCAGCCGGAGGGACGCGTCTTTGCCTCAGGACTGTCCGGTTATTCTGGTTCAGGATACTTTAAAGGCTTTACAGGATTTGGCCAGGTTCCACCGGCAGAAATATAGCATACCGGTGATCGCTGTCACCGGCTCTAACGGCAAGACCACTACCAAAGACATGATTTCCGCCGTATTATCCGTCAGGTTCAATGTACTGAAAACCGAAGCCAATTATAACAATGAAATCGGCTTGCCG is drawn from Acetonema longum DSM 6540 and contains these coding sequences:
- a CDS encoding stage V sporulation protein D, coding for MVSASHVTIRKRLAWLFLFVTLVMIGLAGRLVYLQFFQSSWLTEHAADQRLRHIPVEAKRGIIFDRNGKELAVSVSTESLYAIPAQITDADQTAAKLAAILPLDRHLLVQKLKRRQAFIWLDRKIDDAAAQEIKKLNLPGIGLTQENRRHYPYENLASHVLGFTGIDSQGLDGIELTFDNYLRGRPGGIVVENDARGREIPYSSPRYVAPVEGNNVYLTIDIVIQQIVERELEQAMKNTQAKGGSILVMDPQTGELLAMASRPDYDPNRFAEYPSSAWRNIAVSNSYEPGSTFKIIPAAVALEEKLVTLDSRFYDPGSVEVQGRHIHCHRRSGHGSQTFLQIVENSCNVGFVNVGLRIGKDRFYDYIDAFGFGRLTDVDLPGEAKGLVINRQKVKPINIATISIGQSIAVTPLQLVSAVSAVANGGKLLRPQIVREVQDHNGQFIRAFHPDVKVQVLDAATSKKMTGILESVVENGTGKNAYIPGMHIGGKTGTAQKAGAGGGYASGKYVGSFIGMAPANAPRIVVLVVIDEPQGLYYGGQIAAPVASNVIKNVMQYLGLSAKDIAPKPGDDTPHTTVPNVINLSLSEAVQELRKAGLDVKSDGTDGTISDQVPKPFSRVPQGSSILLYSASPRFSASEVTVPSLEGYEPKQAIQLLSELGFIVETSGSGGTIVMQEPSAGKKVPAGSSVMLYLE
- a CDS encoding UDP-N-acetylmuramoyl-L-alanyl-D-glutamate--2,6-diaminopimelate ligase; the protein is MIAKELKALVTLLPNANVISGELAHRIEHLVYDSRAAQANTLFVCLAGAKVDGHDYVAKAHEQGAVAALVEKDVAAPDGMTIIKVPDTRLAMQSIAPYFFDYPAQKLRMIGVTGTNGKTTTTYLIRHILQTAGYRVGLIGTINSYIGDRVLPVKNTTPDVIDLQSLLRQMADAQMDYVVMEVSSHALALGRVAGCEYDVGVFTNLTQDHLDFHKTLENYRCAKAQLFAMLASQHGKQGSKAAIINLDDPAGQTMIQAVGKVKVLTYGIHQTTDILAQDIDVQAKGASCRVRTPQGDLALQLKITGIFNIYNMMAACGVALAENVPLATLRSALESFRSVAGRFEIVDAVQSFSVIVDYAHTPDGLENILRTVGQFAKGRIISVFGCGGDRDKTKRPIMGKLAAAMSDIVIATSDNPRSEDPVQILKEIEVGIKEGLTTNTYEVIIERREAIKRAISLAQPDDIVIIAGKGHETYQILKDKTIHFDDREVAREWIQEMK